From a region of the Nonlabens dokdonensis DSW-6 genome:
- a CDS encoding cbb3-type cytochrome c oxidase N-terminal domain-containing protein, which yields MNNTGLFIRTIAFAVLGYFFFNWIGSTEDATAFENLPWLWVVYGVIILFYIAGEASLGALSRVLYASLKPDAQKKYDENIAFAKANQFKWIKNIYKKSLGSKAVEEEHEIILDHNYDGIKELDNNLPPWWVYMFYATILFAVVYLVRFEIFNNYDQDEEYETAVAAAQIEIDEWKKTAKNLVDVNTVVLLTDAADINAGKVIFQSNCVACHKADGGGGIGPNLTDRNWILGGGIKNVFNTISEGGRSGKGMVAWKQDLKPLEMAQVASYVLTFEGTTPAEPKAAEGEIWTDPDAPQIEEQINEIITDSLDHPEVEIEELKVVTDNN from the coding sequence ATGAACAATACAGGATTATTTATAAGAACGATAGCTTTTGCTGTCCTTGGATATTTTTTCTTCAACTGGATAGGCTCCACTGAAGATGCTACGGCATTTGAAAACTTGCCTTGGCTTTGGGTTGTATACGGTGTCATTATATTATTCTACATAGCAGGTGAAGCGAGTCTGGGAGCTCTAAGTAGGGTTCTTTATGCAAGCCTCAAGCCAGATGCACAGAAAAAGTATGATGAGAATATCGCTTTCGCGAAAGCAAACCAATTCAAATGGATCAAAAATATCTACAAAAAATCTTTAGGAAGCAAAGCTGTAGAAGAAGAGCATGAAATTATACTAGATCACAATTATGACGGAATCAAAGAACTAGACAACAATTTACCGCCATGGTGGGTTTACATGTTCTATGCAACCATCCTTTTTGCTGTAGTTTATCTAGTAAGATTTGAAATTTTCAATAATTATGATCAAGATGAAGAATATGAAACTGCAGTTGCAGCAGCTCAAATAGAGATTGATGAATGGAAAAAAACAGCTAAAAACTTAGTAGATGTAAACACAGTAGTATTGCTAACTGATGCAGCAGATATTAATGCTGGAAAAGTAATTTTTCAATCTAATTGTGTTGCCTGCCATAAAGCAGACGGTGGCGGTGGAATAGGTCCTAATCTTACCGATAGAAACTGGATTCTAGGTGGCGGCATTAAAAATGTATTCAACACCATTTCTGAAGGTGGAAGATCTGGAAAAGGAATGGTTGCATGGAAGCAAGACCTGAAACCTCTAGAAATGGCACAAGTAGCAAGTTATGTTTTGACATTTGAAGGAACTACTCCTGCAGAGCCAAAAGCTGCTGAAGGTGAAATATGGACCGATCCAGATGCACCTCAAATAGAAGAGCAAATCAATGAAATTATTACAGACTCTCTAGATCATCCAGAGGTAGAAATAGAAGAGCTTAAAGTAGTAACTGATAATAATTAA
- a CDS encoding cupin domain-containing protein, with product MKNIFNTDGSSLIAIGMKSGAVLDEHKAPCKAKLMVIKGEIDFNTATESRRLAVYDSYDIPLDVTHSVEAYEDALFLLMLES from the coding sequence GTGAAAAACATTTTTAACACTGATGGATCTTCACTCATTGCAATAGGTATGAAAAGTGGTGCTGTTCTCGATGAACATAAAGCTCCTTGTAAAGCAAAACTTATGGTCATTAAAGGAGAGATTGATTTTAACACAGCAACAGAAAGTAGACGACTAGCCGTTTATGATAGTTACGACATACCGCTTGATGTAACTCATTCTGTTGAGGCATATGAAGATGCCTTATTTCTTCTCATGCTGGAATCTTAA
- the ccoG gene encoding cytochrome c oxidase accessory protein CcoG has protein sequence MADQGQDNFRDTIGTLDKEGQRAWVYPKKPDGKWYEYRKYVSYILLAFLFAAPFIKINGNQFLMFNVLERRFNIFGFPFWPQDFHLFVIMMITGVVFVILFTVAFGRLFCGWVCPQTIFMEMVFRRIEYWIDGDRGKQIRLAKMPWNAEKIKKRVLKWFVFFVISFLIANVFLAYLIGSDQLIRYITDGPIKQLSTFISLLIFTGVFYFVFAWFREQVCIIACPYGRLQGVLLDNKSIIVAYDHKRGEKEEGRAKFKKNEERATTGKGDCIDCFACVHVCPTGIDIRNGTQLECVNCTACIDACDKMMEAVDLPKGLIRYTSEDNIEKKEKFKLTPRLKGYIVVLGILTAVLIGMLFLRNDIEANILRLPGQLYEHKGEFNISNVYTYKLVNKTVDNIENIEFKLLSHKGTIQLVSQDKFTVEGQGLSEGTLFIEIDSRALSGDKDRVEIGIYSDGDLIETTTTAFLGPRSFN, from the coding sequence ATGGCAGACCAAGGTCAAGACAATTTTAGAGACACAATAGGAACGCTGGACAAAGAAGGACAGCGCGCTTGGGTATATCCTAAAAAACCAGATGGTAAATGGTATGAATACCGCAAGTATGTAAGTTATATTTTACTTGCGTTTCTATTTGCTGCGCCGTTTATTAAAATTAACGGTAATCAGTTTTTAATGTTCAATGTATTAGAACGTAGGTTCAATATTTTTGGATTTCCATTCTGGCCGCAAGACTTCCATTTGTTTGTCATCATGATGATCACGGGAGTGGTTTTTGTCATCTTATTTACTGTGGCCTTTGGAAGACTATTTTGTGGATGGGTATGCCCTCAAACCATATTTATGGAAATGGTTTTTAGACGTATTGAGTACTGGATCGATGGCGATCGCGGTAAACAAATACGCCTTGCAAAAATGCCATGGAATGCAGAAAAGATTAAAAAAAGAGTTCTTAAGTGGTTTGTTTTCTTTGTGATCTCATTTTTAATAGCCAATGTTTTTCTTGCCTATTTGATAGGTAGCGATCAATTGATACGTTACATCACAGATGGACCTATAAAACAGCTCAGCACATTTATTTCTCTGCTCATATTTACCGGTGTTTTTTACTTCGTTTTTGCATGGTTTAGAGAACAAGTTTGCATCATTGCCTGTCCATATGGTAGGCTTCAAGGTGTATTACTGGATAATAAATCTATTATCGTTGCCTATGATCATAAAAGAGGTGAAAAAGAAGAAGGTCGCGCAAAATTTAAGAAAAATGAAGAGCGTGCTACAACAGGAAAAGGAGACTGTATTGATTGCTTTGCTTGCGTTCATGTGTGTCCTACAGGAATAGATATACGTAATGGGACTCAACTAGAATGTGTCAATTGTACCGCATGTATTGATGCGTGTGATAAAATGATGGAAGCCGTTGATTTACCTAAAGGTCTTATACGTTATACCAGCGAGGATAACATTGAGAAAAAGGAGAAATTTAAACTTACTCCTAGGCTTAAAGGTTACATAGTCGTTTTAGGAATTTTAACCGCAGTTTTAATCGGGATGTTATTCTTACGTAATGACATAGAAGCCAATATATTAAGACTACCTGGCCAACTTTATGAACACAAAGGTGAATTTAACATCAGTAATGTCTACACCTATAAATTAGTTAATAAAACGGTAGATAACATTGAAAATATTGAGTTCAAATTACTTTCTCATAAAGGAACAATTCAACTTGTTTCTCAAGATAAATTTACTGTAGAAGGACAAGGCCTTTCAGAAGGAACTTTGTTTATAGAAATAGATTCTCGTGCTTTAAGTGGTGATAAAGATCGCGTAGAAATAGGAATTTATAGCGATGGTGATTTGATTGAGACTACCACAACTGCATTTCTAGGACCACGTAGCTTTAATTAG
- a CDS encoding FixH family protein: MKWNWGKGIVLGMLAFMGFILYMVITMSVDKNYSHDLVTEEYYAKEMVYQTEIDAEKNLNGLNEKISGQKTEDGWLLKFPTELTNENATGKIALYRPSNQKLDFEIPMNLINSQVVIPKKNLIEGRWNITIDFQYGGKDYLYKKEIVY, encoded by the coding sequence ATGAAATGGAATTGGGGTAAAGGAATTGTGTTAGGTATGCTAGCATTCATGGGGTTTATACTATACATGGTGATTACCATGAGCGTAGATAAAAATTACAGTCACGATCTTGTTACCGAAGAATATTATGCTAAAGAAATGGTTTATCAAACTGAAATAGATGCCGAGAAAAACTTAAATGGACTCAACGAGAAAATAAGTGGTCAAAAGACGGAAGATGGCTGGTTATTAAAATTTCCAACAGAGTTGACTAACGAAAACGCTACCGGTAAAATAGCTTTATATCGACCTTCTAACCAGAAATTGGATTTTGAAATACCTATGAATTTAATAAACTCTCAAGTAGTAATACCTAAAAAGAACCTTATTGAGGGTCGCTGGAATATTACCATAGACTTTCAATATGGAGGAAAGGACTATTTGTACAAAAAAGAAATAGTATATTAA
- a CDS encoding sulfite exporter TauE/SafE family protein: MLYSAIILGLLGSFHCVGMCGPIAFMLPLDRVNRWKRTLQLVSYHFGRILTYSLLGLLFGIAGNTFHFFGIQQQLSIAIGIIMILTIITPTHITSKYSLTRPIYKLVSKVKSALGAELKKKDPETFFIIGFLNGLLPCGLVYMAVFGAIALGEPLQSSLYMALFGLGTVPLMTTAIYLGNFLTGKVKQRILKAVPYVVVAIGILFILRGLGLNIPYLSPSNMVTVEQVSSQYDCH, from the coding sequence ATGTTATACTCTGCCATCATATTAGGATTATTGGGTAGTTTCCATTGTGTGGGAATGTGCGGTCCTATTGCATTTATGCTTCCTCTGGATCGCGTAAATAGATGGAAGAGAACTTTACAATTAGTAAGCTATCATTTTGGCCGGATTCTCACCTATTCTTTGTTAGGTCTTTTATTTGGGATTGCTGGTAATACTTTTCACTTTTTTGGAATACAGCAGCAATTATCGATTGCCATAGGGATTATCATGATCTTAACTATTATTACACCTACGCATATCACTAGTAAATACAGTCTTACAAGACCTATTTATAAACTGGTTAGTAAAGTGAAGAGTGCTTTAGGAGCTGAACTTAAGAAGAAAGATCCAGAAACTTTTTTTATTATAGGTTTTCTTAATGGACTTCTTCCTTGCGGGCTAGTATATATGGCCGTTTTTGGAGCTATTGCCCTAGGTGAGCCGTTACAAAGTAGTTTATACATGGCGTTATTTGGTCTGGGAACAGTTCCCTTAATGACTACTGCCATCTATTTAGGTAATTTCTTAACAGGCAAAGTTAAACAACGTATTCTTAAAGCCGTACCGTATGTAGTAGTAGCTATAGGTATATTATTTATTTTGAGAGGTTTGGGATTAAACATTCCATATCTATCTCCTTCAAATATGGTAACGGTGGAACAAGTTTCATCACAATACGACTGTCATTAA